GCTCCCAGCGCGCGGGGCCGCCGTCGAACACGGGCTCCTCGACGACGAGGACGGGCCGGGACGCGGCGAGGCGGGAGAGGACGTGCTGAGGGCGCTGGGTGACGAAGTCCCACCGGAGGTGGGAGAAAACGACGAGAGGGATCGGCATGCGACGGAGTGGGTGGGAGGCACGCCGGTTTGCCCTCGGCGTACCGCACGGTACCCCGCCGGCCTCGGGGGAGGGAATCGGGGGTTTTCTGCCTGGGGAGGTCGGGATTTTCGTGGTCCATCCCGGATGTGACGCGACGTGCTCAGCCCCCACCTCTCGGGACGGATGCACGCCGGAGGTCGGCGACCGCCTTTACGGAACCTTCGCCCCCCTGGCGCCGCCCGTTCACCGGGACGCCGGGGGGCCGGCGCTAGCTTCCCCGACATCCCTCCCGACCCGTACACGATGGAAACCGTCACGCCCACCGGCACCACGACCGGCGAAGTCCTCCAGGTCATCGGCCCGGTCGTCGACTGCGAGTTCCCCGCCGACGCCGTCCCCGAGATCTACGACGCCCTCGAGATCGACCGCGGCGACGACCCGACCCTCGTCCTCGAGGTCCAGCAGCACCTCGGCGAGAACCGCGTGCGGACCATCTCGATGGACTCGACCGACGGGCTCACGCGCGGCACAACCGTCTCGAACACGGGCCGGCCGATCTCGATGCCGGTCGGCGAGGAGGTCCGTGGGCGGCTGTTCAACGTCGTCGGCGAGGCCGTCGACGGGCTCCCGCAGCCGAAGGTCACCGAGACCCGGCCGATCCACGCCGACCCCCCGAGCTACGACCAGCTCGCGACGTCGATCGAGGTGCTCGAGACCGGCATCAAGGTCATCGACCTCATCCAGCCCTACGCCCGCGGCGGCAAGATCGGCCTGTTCGGCGGCGCCGGCGTCGGCAAGACGGTCCTCATCCAGGAGCTGATCAACAACATCGCCAAGGGCCACGACGGCTTCTCGGTCTTCGCCGGCGTCGGCGAGCGGACGCGTGAGGGCAACGACCTCATGCGCGAGATGCTCGAGTCGGGCATCATGAAGTACGGCGACGCCTTCATGCACTCGATGGAGGAGGGCGGCTGGGACCTCTCGAAGGTCGACATGGAGCTCCTCAAGGAGAGCCAGGCGTCGTTCGTGTTCGGCCAGATGAACGAGCCGCCGGGCGCCCGCGCCCGCGTGGCCCTCTCCGGCCTCACGCTCGCCGAGTACTTCCGCGACCTCGGCGGCACCGACGTCCTGTTCTTCGTCGACAACATCTTCCGGTTCACGCAGGCCGGCTCGGAGGTCTCGGCCCTCCTCGGCCGGATGCCGTCGGCCGTCGGCTACCAGCCGACGCTGGCGACGGAGATGGGCACTATGCAGGAGCGGATCACGTCGACGAAGAAGGGCGCCATCACGTCGGTCCAGGCCGTCTACGTCCCGGCGGACGACCTCACGGACCCGGCCCCGGCCACGACGTTCGCCCACCTCGACGCCACCACGACGCTCTCGCGCTCGATCGCGTCGCTCGGCATCTACCCGGCCGTCGACCCGCTCGACTCGAACTCGCGGATCCTGACCGAGGAGGTCGTCGGCGAGGAGCACTACCGCGTGGCCCAGGACACGAAGGAGCTGCTCCAGCGCGACAAGGAGCTCCAGGACATCATCGCCATCCTCGGCCTCGACGAGCTGTCCGACGAGGACAAGCAGGTCGTCAACCGGGCCCGGCGCGTCCAGCGATTCATGTCGCAGCCGTTCTTCGTGGCCGAGCAGTTCACCGGCACGCCCGGCAAGTACGTCAAGGTCGACGACACCGTCCGCGGCTTCAAGATGATCCTCGACGGCGAGCTCGACCACCTGCCCGAGGGCGCCTTCCTCTACAAGGGGGCCATCGAGGAGGTCATCGAGGCCGGCGAGAAGATGCTCGCCGAGGCGTAGGCTCCCCCGACCGCGTCCGCCTCGGGCCCGCGCCCGAGGCGGGCCGACTCCCCCTGACATGGCTGACTCCCTGCTCGTCGAGATCGTCTCCCCGGACC
This sequence is a window from Rubrivirga marina. Protein-coding genes within it:
- the atpD gene encoding F0F1 ATP synthase subunit beta; protein product: METVTPTGTTTGEVLQVIGPVVDCEFPADAVPEIYDALEIDRGDDPTLVLEVQQHLGENRVRTISMDSTDGLTRGTTVSNTGRPISMPVGEEVRGRLFNVVGEAVDGLPQPKVTETRPIHADPPSYDQLATSIEVLETGIKVIDLIQPYARGGKIGLFGGAGVGKTVLIQELINNIAKGHDGFSVFAGVGERTREGNDLMREMLESGIMKYGDAFMHSMEEGGWDLSKVDMELLKESQASFVFGQMNEPPGARARVALSGLTLAEYFRDLGGTDVLFFVDNIFRFTQAGSEVSALLGRMPSAVGYQPTLATEMGTMQERITSTKKGAITSVQAVYVPADDLTDPAPATTFAHLDATTTLSRSIASLGIYPAVDPLDSNSRILTEEVVGEEHYRVAQDTKELLQRDKELQDIIAILGLDELSDEDKQVVNRARRVQRFMSQPFFVAEQFTGTPGKYVKVDDTVRGFKMILDGELDHLPEGAFLYKGAIEEVIEAGEKMLAEA